The nucleotide sequence attaatacttctggtttagttcggtatgtcgggggtgctgaatcccgcaccaacaacgCAATTTCTTTGTCTTTAGCTTCAAAACCATTCAAACCAATTCAATAAGCTGTCCTCAGAAGCTAACTGCAAAATCCACAAAACATCTTAGTTTCAAGTCTTTCAATGATTATCTAAATTTTAAGTGTGTGTTTTAAGGTTCTCACGGAAAGCAAATCAGGGAGAGTCCCTAATTCTGCATTCTCCAATTCTGAAACTGAAAAGTTTCCAGATCCAATGTCAACATTCCCATGATGATTAGGGTTCTTCTTTACAAGGGACGACAACGCTTCAATTTTCTTGGACACCAAGTTATCATCAGTAACACTCACATTCCCTGCCACTTGAGCTCTTCTGTCTGATGTCGAACCAAAAGAAGGTTCTTGAATGTTCTCCAGTCCCTGATTTAACCAGACAACATAAGCTATATATAAGTTTACTAACGCATGAAAAACGTCAATGATACTGGCTAGCTGCAGAGAAAGGAACTAACCTCAACAAATGATTCATAAGTGATTTCATCCTCATCAACAGAAACCACAGGTCTAGCTTGTGTAGGAGTAGTAGTTTTTGGTGTGCTTGGGCCACCTCGAACCCCATTACCCTCACTCTCATCGATAGTTTTCTCcgtttgcttttgttgttgatatgtGATCTTAGAGACAACAAATTCCCCAATCTCGCCTTCTTCTGTTCCCAAGTGGTACTGGTGCAAAACCCAATTAGACTTCTCAGGTTTTAATCCCTTTCTCGCGCTCTTGTAAAGCACCATGATCTTCTTGCATCCCT is from Camelina sativa cultivar DH55 chromosome 20, Cs, whole genome shotgun sequence and encodes:
- the LOC104769686 gene encoding NAC domain-containing protein 8-like — protein: MERAWIVDGPWIARNIKNAPVSSALHIKECGASINCPNCSYRVDNSNVLAPWPGLPKGVKFEPTDEEVIEHLEAKCGIDGLKPHLLIQDFICSVTQDVGINYTHPQNLPGVNKDGTSVFFFNKTAHAYQNGQRKRRRVTPTSLTDESVRWHKTGQTKPVIINGVQKGCKKIMVLYKSARKGLKPEKSNWVLHQYHLGTEEGEIGEFVVSKITYQQQKQTEKTIDESEGNGVRGGPSTPKTTTPTQARPVVSVDEDEITYESFVEGLENIQEPSFGSTSDRRAQVAGNVSVTDDNLVSKKIEALSSLVKKNPNHHGNVDIGSGNFSVSELENAELGTLPDLLSVRTLKHTLKI